The following coding sequences lie in one Rutidosis leptorrhynchoides isolate AG116_Rl617_1_P2 chromosome 6, CSIRO_AGI_Rlap_v1, whole genome shotgun sequence genomic window:
- the LOC139854811 gene encoding uncharacterized protein has translation MEVVEMRMLRWTCGKTMSDMIPNSVFRENLNVRSIIDKLREERLRWFGHVKRRPLTAPVRRVEVLTVDGVRRRGRPTRRWEDRIKLDMKELLLTEDMTSDRNSWRARIILDE, from the coding sequence atggaggtggtaGAGATGAGAATGCTTAGGTGGACATGCGGCAAAACCATGTCGGATATGATTCCGAATAGTGTATTTAGGGAGAACCTGAATGTTAGAAGCATCATAGACAAGCTAAGAGAGGAACGACTTCGATGGTTTGGACACGTGAAGAGGCGGCCTCTTACTGCCCCTGTTAGGAGGGTAGAGGTACTTACGGTTGAtggtgtaaggagaaggggtagaccgaCTCGTAGGTGGGAGGATAGAATTAAGCTCGACatgaaggagcttttattgaccgaggacatgacttctgataggaattcGTGGAGGGCTAGAATTATATTAGACGAGTAG